ATTTCCAACATGAATGAAAAGAGGTTCCTTTGGACAACCGATGAAGTTCACGGGAAATGTTCAAGACAACGGCGACGGCTGGCCCATTTTAAAACCGAACAAGGCTAGACGGGACGGGAAGACCCCTGGTAAGGCACCGATCAGAAGGCGCAATGATCTCATCCCCAAGAACAATGTCATCACAAGTAAGCGTTAAAAGTCTTGACACCCAGCGAGTGAAAGCGAATGAGCAGGGGAAATGAGGCGATAACATGGCTCTGGAGCATCAGAGGAAGGGTCCTTCTCGGTCATGTGGATGATGCGGTCACGTTATGCAATAAAAGCTCTTGCGGAAGACAATAATAGCCAGCCAAAAATTGGAAGGTAAGCGCAAAGAGAGGGCAAAGCAAATTGTACGAGGTGACGAACTCCATCAATAGAAACCCGCCCAATGCACTTTGCTGATGGGCAAATTAGGTCGTGGTTCGCTACATGCAGCTCAGGTCCATAGTACGGCATTTCCACCTCCCCCAGACGGGAACACAAGTTGGCCTGAATTACAGAAATAGCAGAATAAGCATCAATAAAGGTCCCTCTATTAACGAAATAATTCGATCGACGATATCAGTTACCCACCacgcacattttttttctacaaCTGAACATCCGCGATTTATTCCTCGGAGCAGAAACGCAGCACGCTACATCACCGACCACTTCCCTCCTCTCCCATCCCCCTCCCCGACCGTCCCAGGTCTTCCCTCTCTCCTTCCTTTTCGAGGGAGGAACACTCCACCCTTCGGCGAGGGATGCACTCAACACAAATACACCAATATAGGGGTAAAAATGAAGTAATCTCTCCTGTAGCGCATTCCCTTTTATAGAAgagagtgtgctagaggacagccaACCCCCTTTCTTTGCTGTCACTTTTGAGCATACAATCTTCTCCAATGGTCATCGTGCCGGGAGGTCCGGCGCGTCCGACACACACTTGTCGCATGGTAAATGGGGCAATGCCCGCACCGGCTACCACCTCCCGTTTGAACACCCCACCCCCTTTCAGAATTTGTGGGAGCGCATTCTACAATTCTGCCAACTCCAGCGCATAAGCGATCTGCGCCGGCCTTCAGAGGACAGGGCTGCCAGGCATTGTTCTCTCGCAAGAACTTTCCTTAGTGTCCCTGCCGTTGAACACCTCCACACCTCCATTCACCCGAGCTTGCAtatcaggagggggggggggggtagttctCTAACTAAAACTAATTGCCCCACTTTAGGCGAGAGAGATTGCTTTTGGTGTGTCACGTAAGCAGATCTCAATTCGCAGAGGAATGTTCTTCACCGCCAAATCAAGCAAAGCATTTCCGGGGTCGAAGTGGGTGGCTCCCCATCCGCCATCGGCAGAGTCGTTAGCCGCCTGCAGAGGAGGAAGCTTGAGGATGTTATAGGGTCGCCCTCTTCGACCTCCTTCTATATACATGTCAATCACCGAGGATTCACTAACCCTTCAACTTCGCGATGGATGTGTGTTCGGCTGTCCTAGGCATTTCTTTCCGATCACTCTTCTTCGCGGATAAACTATGTGAAAAGCACGAGGGAGCATACAGCGCTCATAATGTCAAGAGATAAGACAGAATCAAATGAAGCATAAGGTAGTTTATCTTGCCTTGAAAATGTCCGCACTACGAATTCTGTGAAATGCCTGTCGTATGTATTTCTTTCAGATCGGACGTACTATGGGGAAGAGGATCGCTATAGGATGAAGCTGTTCGAAAAGACCTTGCGCTTCACCATCCATCACAATGAAAGATACAGAAAGGGCGAAGTATCAGACAAAGTTGGCGTGAATCATTTCGCCGACTGGGTGAGTTCAAGATCACCCAGCATTGTGATAAAAATAGAAGATCATTTATGTGCTGATCGCAGCAATTGTACATAGAACGATGAATTAAATGTGCCAACAGTTTGGAGAGTTCCTACATCAACCCGCCTGAGTTAGAAATCAAACGTTAGTGAAATTGCATCCGGCGTCTTCTTTCAGCCAGCTCTATAGCTGTATCCTTCGTCGTCATCATACCAGGATAACCAGCGAATGGCAGTCATATGTTAAAAACTGTATTTCTCCGGTCGCGAGCGCCTGGGAACATTTTCAACTGATGCCACAGGCAGATACCCCCTTATAGGTCTTATCAGTAGACTGGGAGAGAGGTTACGGCGCGGACATTTCAAGTGATATGCATCTTAGTGCCCATTGAGTCACCTACTCTAACCTATCATGTTGTGCCGAGTTAGAAGTGGCAGGTAAAGGATATTAATTACGGCCTAAGTCGCAGGCGCTAAATGATAGCAAccaagaaccccccccccccccccccccgtgcactATAACACGACACCCTTTGTCGCCGTGTTCTTAAGTATACCTGATCTGGAAAAAATGTCAGTTTGACCACATGTAACCGCACAAGGATTGAAAATATTGAAATATTTTCCAATGCCATAGCATAACCACATTCAGAAGTTCCTATAAGACCATACTGTTGTTATTGTGCTTTCAAAGTTATGTGTCATGAAAGAAACAAGAGGACATTTAAGGCCTTATTATAGTAAGTAAGTAATTGTCGATTTTGCTGCCTGCGATTTTTCATCGTAGGCTTCCGTATGTTATAACATGATGCTTTATTTCCAACGAAGTTTTAATGAGGTTTAGCTGTTCTGTGCTTCCTGCATTCAGGTACTTAGAGACACCTCAATATTTCGAcaaagaaatgaagaagaaaaaatcgTATGCATCCATTgtcgtgtttcttcttctttttcagaCAGAGGAAGAATTTAATAGATACAGCTAACGCTCCACGGGACAGATTGAAAGCAGCACGCGCCAATTTATGTGCTGTCGAAAGGCGTCAATCAACCTCAGCTGCTGATATATTTGGAAAATCGCAACGGGAGGCTATGAGAAacgtttgaagcaaaaaaaaactaaaagatgACTCCTGCTATGTGGTATTCATGAAGAATTGCAACGTAacacatttaaaacaaaaaacttgCACGTTATATTATGCATGttagaaacgaaaataaaattttcttttacTGCACCGATTTGGTGCTTGCCATCAGAAATGcgtggctgtattgtcgccgattcaactctctgagaaaatggttgctggaggagcccttgcagcatcttggccttagtttgagcagcccgctcttgctatcatttggcgccaacacatttgggttcagccacagatctgtttgtaccgctgttctaaattgcctgatagaatctcaccgactgccttgctaagtttTCCANNNNNNNNNNNNNNNNNNNNNNNNNNNNNNNNNNNNNNNNNNNNNNNNNNNNNNNNNNNNNNNNNNNNNNNNNNNNNNNNNNNNNNNNNNNNNNNNNNNNGGAGAATGGTATGCTGTACGCAGTCAAACGGCTTgcgaaaatcaagaaacaaacCCAAGGTGTATCTTTGCTCTTCAATAATATTGATAATTCTGTCTTTAATTTTAGCAGTGATTGTTCGGCGGACCTGTTCTTTAAGAAGCCGTACTGTGTAGAAGCTATCATGCTATGTTTGTCGAAAAAGTTCTGCAATGTGCTGTTAATCGCAATCTCAAAGTCTTTTGATAATACAGGTAATACAGAAATTGGCCTATAGTTGTAGATTTCATTCCTGTCACCGCCTTTGTAGATAGGACACACACGAGAAATTTTTAAGTCATCTAGGAACACTCCCGTTTAAAACATAAGATT
This portion of the Amblyomma americanum isolate KBUSLIRL-KWMA chromosome 10, ASM5285725v1, whole genome shotgun sequence genome encodes:
- the cer gene encoding crammer, producing the protein MILLCILLPTVLAYIDESYYESNDSLENKWRTFKKEYNRTYYGEEDRYRMKLFEKTLRFTIHHNERYRKGEVSDKVGVNHFADWTEEEFNRYS